CGGACACTGGATAGAAGTTGCTTCCTTCCCTTAAAGCTGAGGGCCCTGCACGTGGGACTCAAGCCGCACCTGTGAACTTTTCCAAGGGTTGTGGTCTAGACCAGTGGACACCCTTTCATGAGTCTTGCCTGTACACAGGTTATATTGAGCTGTTGTATCCTCGgcttccagcttcctgcttccGGCTGTGATAGCCCTGTTTCTTTCATTCAGCGTGACAGAGGCCAGCCGAGGTTGAGCGTCTCGTTCCAGGCTTCTGAGCCATCAAATAGCTGGAGCGAGGTTCTCACCCAGCCCCCCTATGCAGATCCTTCCTCCAGTGCCCACCTACTCTACACAGAGACTTGAGATGAATGTCAGTGCCATCTCTCATGGGCACTAGAATGACCTGCCTGGAGGTCTCATTCAACTCTGTCTATGGTGAAAAGATAAAGGATCCTCTGACTCTCTGTATGGTTGGGTCTGCCTTGAGGACCCTGGCCTTAAGACCCGTTCCTGCTGGGTATGCTCAAAAGAGGGTCTGGTTCTGCCTCAGAGCTCCAGAGGCTGGGCATAGACCACCTTGCTGTGTCACGCAGGTCCTGCAGGACAGACCTGTAGACCTCACTGAGGTTAAAGTGGACACGGGCCTGGTACCAAAGCGAAGCTTCCGGTGTTCCCCGGGCTGGCTGCCATCCCTGCGTGGTCACTCTGCATTCTTCATTTTGCTAATTCTGAGGGTTGCTCCAGCACACAGCCCTAGGGAACCGGTCCTGGGGTGGGTGAGGTGTGGGATCTTGGGTTCATGGTGCGGTGTGGCTTTGGAGACCTCTTGGGAGATCTTGTGATCCCAGCCTCTCTGAGCCAAATGTCTTTTGATCAGCTGCTTTACTCTTACCTCCTGGATCTCGTGAAGCATGTAACTGAGttacttctcttttctcattgGCTGCCAGGAAGCTCTATCCCGTAAGCCCACAAATTACTTGGCCCTTAGAGCTGACTTTCACAATCTTTTCTTCTCGTTGCCTCATTTTCATGATGGAGTTTTCCTTGAGAGGGAAAATCATCTCCTGGCTGTTCTGTTAGTTTAGCCTTTAAACAAACATCGATGGTCAGTCAGGGCTGGCCAGACAGGTTAAAACACGTAGTTTCCCGAGGCTACCTTCCAGCTAACTTTCTCCCTGCCCAAGTCCTTTTTCCCCTGCCCAGATGTCTGCACAGCACGGCATGGCATGCTGGAGCCTTGGAATCCCTGTGTCCTGGCTTGGTTCAGGTAGTGGATATTTGGCTTCACGTTCCCTTGCTCTGTTCCCTGCTCCCCATGCCACTTTGAGAGCATTTTGAAGAAGTCACTTGTGTGAGCTTAGCCTCAGCCACTTCCTGCAGAACTTCCAGGTCCCTCTGAGGTCCTACTTGCTGCAGGTTCTGTCCGACCTCAGCGGCCTCCAGCCACCCACAAGTCCTCATGTCCACCAGAGCAGGGCTCATGCTTCGTGTTAGGACAAGGAAGTCTTGGCCAAAATGTTGAACgttgggaaggagaaaggctgATAAGCAGTGTCCCTGGGGCAAAGAAGAAAGCCTCAAGGCTGGGCTGAGGTGTCGGACTGTTTCAGTTGCCAaccctgtcctcagacaccaCTCTAGCTCCTCTATGGGAACAAGGTCACCGTTATCTCCACAGATAATAAACTCAAAGCTCGTTGCAAACTGTTCTCACTCCTTTGTAGGCTCTTGGGTCTCCTCCTCCCAGACAGCCATACTTACTGGCACAGAGCACAAGGTTCCAAGGGCCGTTCATGTGTTGTGTGCCCTAACCAATGGCGCAACTGAGCACACGTGTTTTGTGGCTTTCTTGactgtagttttttgtttgtctttggctCATTTCCATGAGCATCCTCTGCCTCAATCAGCAAGGCAGCCTGGTCAGTAACGAGGGGGCCCAGTTTCTGTGACGTAAAGCAGAAGCTTCCCTTCAGGAGCTTCAGAACCATCCAAATTGTGTGTGCAAAACTGGCCACAGGGAGCCTTTTCTGGGAGGATGGGCTGTGTTTCCAAGGAGCCTGTGGAACAGGGAAGGTAAGCTGCTCCGCTGTGGTTTGCCGAGATCCCAAAGGGTGGCACGAGGGGCTCGGTGAAGGGCAGAGCCCTTGGGTCCTTGGGTCCTTGAGGACAGTGGGGATGAGGGATCAGGCTGGGGCTTGTGGTTGTTGGGGGGTGGCAGAGACATAGAGCATGGACTTTTTCTGGAGAGTGACTTGAGTTTTCCCACAGTCCACAGGGGTTCTCTCTGTCTGGTGTGGACTTAGCCTTAACTGGACCTGAACATGGGGTGGGACCTTCCAAAGGCAGAGAGGTCCTCGTTACTGTTTTAGAGGAATTCCCCGGGGACAGAAGTGTAGGTCTTGACCCAGTGTCACTTGTCTAGGGATAGGCAGAAGCTGCAAGCCACTCCTGTTTGAGGTGTTCTGTTCAACACTGCTTCTCCAGCCTGGGCGGCGTGAGGTGTGAGGGCTGTGCAGGAGTAAAGGTCAGGATAAAGCCAGACTGCCTATTGCTGCTTGCCTCTTGGGGTGCAGCTGAGGAAGAGTATCCCCATGTCTCAGAAGCCATCATCACTCGTCACTGCAATCTGCAGCAACATATTTCTATCACGGTTGTTCCTTTGTTTTCACTGTTAGGCCTGAATTTCTAACACAGCAAAAAGACAAGAGCTAGGAGGCTGTACTACCAGTTCTGCCCACTAGAGGGAAGCAGGACTACCATTGCCACAGCCAGGCACAGAAAATTCTAGCAGGGCAAGTGGTTTGGGAAGGGGTGGTGGGCAAAGCCCTACAGAGGTCTCCCTCTGTCAGAGCAGACTCTAAGGGTACAGGTATCTAGCTCTGAGGTATCTAGCTTCCCcaagataaaaagcaaaattcAGAGATCTAGGCAAGGTTCTCAGCAGGTAAACAGTTGAGCTGGGTTCCATGGGGCTGGTGTCAGAGGTCACTtgacaaacacaaagcagaatctTGTCCTAATATTGGGCATGAAAAATGGTTCAGGTCAGTTACAAACATTGCTTTGTTCAGGCCACCTTTATAGACGGGGACAGGGAAGTTTGGGCCCAACTGGCAGTGTGTGCTTAGCCACTGACATGCAGGCAGGTTTGAGCCCTTAGCTGCAAATTACAGCTTCCCTGTACAGCATTCTCCACTCCCAACCTGACCATAGAGCTGCAGTCTGAGCCATCCAGGCTGGTCATCAGGTCCTCTGTCTTCCAACAAAAAGGTGGATTCTGGGCTTCTGTGCCCAAGGCTTTATCTGCCAATGAGGGAGGTCATAACAGAAGCTACTAGAAACCCAGAAAGGGTAGTGGGCCCTCAAGTCTGGCTTGGAGGACCAGGGCATTGAGAAATCTCTTGCAGAGGCCAAGGTTTGCCTGGGAACAACAGGACCTGGCCCCAGGGCCTTTGGTTTCCAGGGCAGATGCCTCCAGCATACCAAGGACCCTTGGCTagctctgggctgggctgtgccAGGCTGGCAGGGGAGCAGAGCATTTCAGCTCTGGCTGTGCCCTCTTGGAAGGTGGGCACATGGCCCTCAGCCGGGCATCAAGCTTATGCTGAACTTTGAAGAGTCTCCTCGCCTTAGACCTGGCCTTGAGTTTCTCCaagtggggtgggaagggaaatTGGGAGAAAGAGCTCGAACAGTCTGTCCCCTTCTGGGCAAGACAGAGGGCTCTCCTCTGAAGAAAAACTGTGTGTGTTCTATCTTTAGAGTTGGAATTGCAGGCTGAAGGCCCAAGGAAACCTATCTTGTACAAATCAAAGGGAATGAAATAAGGGATGGGCCAGGAGCAGACCCAACCACTGGCTTTGAACATGATTTTGAGAGCACCTAGCCTTGGCTGGGATCTTGGTTCACCCTGCTTCTTCGGGCATGAACTTGGAAAAGCTGTTGTAACCCAAGGAGCCTCAACTTTTTTTCCTGCCAAATGGGTTGTGAAGTGCTGACCTCCAAGCCttgaggttggggttggggaccaTACCCCTGAGCCTGAGGGTGTGGCACTGACACAGGAGCCCCTCGGGAGTGCTGACTTCCCTTGGTATCAATTCATCAGTGGTACCTGTTGGTCTGGACCGCCTGTAGATGCCTATGAAGAAACACAGCTGAGTTTATCGTCACAACAGAAGAAAGGGGACTGGTGTTCCCTGAGGCACTTGTCAGGGACCTGGGATTAAAAAGTAGAGAGGGCTCTCCACGACCCTCAGCCTTCCCTTCATGGGGCAGAGACATCTGCCACAGGGGCTAGGATGGGTATGGTCCAGATTGGGTGACTTTGATCACACCAAGAGCTTCCTAAGAATCTGGGCTGTACCGCTTCCTCTAACAACTGTCTCTTGGTGGTGACTTGGTGCTGATTTCTGCACACAGTATGGTGTTTCACACTTTAAATAGGACCCTCAGAGTCCAAGGCATGGCCATTTTGGCTGAGGCCTTGTGCTTTTCCCCAGGCAAGCGGAGCTTGCAGCCCCACTTTCTTCCTTGGGACAAGGAAGGGATTAGATGTACTGGTCTGaccctgaggcagaaggacttgGGTCCCTGATATTTCCCACATAAGCCATAGAGTGGTCTTTAAATTCTCCATCTGAGCAATGGGAGGGGGCCCCTGCCCTACCAGAGCAGTTTGTAAGGGATGACAGGGTACCCAAAATGACAACGCTTGTTTGCTTGGGAGTTGGGGGTCCACTTGTCTCCTAGAGTAGCCAGGACAACAGCAGATTGTTGTGGGAAGGTTGTCCACAAAGGATTCAAGTTTACACGCCAGCCATGACACAACCAATAAATGGACCTCATGGCAAGAAGGATACCTACCATGCATTCTGCGTCTCAGAACTCACAAACTTACATGCTTCTATTCTGGTCCCTCCGGTGCTGGTTTGTGGATGGGCTGGGACATAATCTGGTACTTGTTTGAAGGCCAAGTGTGCTTAAGCATGAGGAACAGAGTTGTTTTCTTAGAGGGGAGGTATGCAGGTTCCGGGGCAGGGGGGGTGTACAGGTTCCAGATGGGGACTGGTTGAAGCAGGTGGTAGGCCCCAGTAGGCACTGCTGCCTGTGCTGTGGGTTATACCTGCTTTCAGAGTGAATGTTTGTTTACCTAAAGGCCTTAGCCCTGTGTGAGCATTTAGTAGGTGTTAACTAGAGTTGTGCTGGCTCTGGTGTCTTACTTGGGCTTGGTAAAATTAGCCTTTGGTTTCAGGTaactgctgtgtgtgctgcatgtggtTGGAAGAAGACCCCTGTCCCCAGCTGTTCCTTTGGAGCGACCTTCTCCACCTGAAGGCCTGGGGTGAGCCACCTCCATCCCAGGACCAGCTGAGTTCCAGAAGGTGAGAATTGTTTCCATCCATTTCTAATTCAGAACCCACCTAGGCTGGTGGCCTGAGACACTTGGGCACACAGGCTAGCCAGCTCCTGCCCACAGGAGCCCTAGTGTGGGGAGAGGGATCATGGCTTGTTAGGGGTGGGACATAGAGGTTGCAGTTTGACAGTTGGGGCTGCACGGCTTAGGGGTGATGTTAGATCGGCTGGAGCCCTGAGACAGCAGTCAATGTGAGGAGCAGGAAAAGTCATGTTTTGTGGCCTGAGGCAGAGCGCAAATCACTGGTCCCCTTTACAGCAGTCCTTTGGTAAGTGTTGAGCTCCTTGGCACTGAGTCTGGAAGTATCCCTGGCATCTCTGGTGGCTGAGGCAGCATACCTTGGGGTATATTGTGAGCCCGTGGCATAggcttccctttcccattttcccatacccttcctccccctcccccacttttatGGACCAGAAACAAGCTGAGTCCTGTGCAGAGAGACTTAGCCTCTGGAACCTGCCCTTGCTCCAGGCCAGTTGACTCACAACACTGCAGGTGCCTGGAAGTCCACATCTGGAGGTAGCTGGGCTTCCTCATTTGCAAGGTAGAAAGGCCATGGCCCAGGGTGCGCAGTTCCTGGTCCAGCTGGGTTCTGTTGTCAACTCAGAATTCATGGGGCACAGGGCTCCCTGCTCTCCTGGATTTGTTTGTGGAGGGGAATTTGGTGTGTATCCTTCCTCTAGGGGTAAAAAGAGGACATAGAAAAAGACCATGGTCTGGGAGGGTCAGTATCAGCCTGTGTGGTTAGAAGATGCTTAAAATCCAGGAAATGCAGGCAGGGATCAAAGGAGTGTTGGGGTGTGGCATGAGTCATTCCCTGAGCCCCCTCCCCTAAGTGTGGAAGTTGGGGGAGTTGGGCTTTGACACAGTAAGTAGACTGGGCTAGGAAAACCAGAGCTCAACATAGGAGGCCTCTGCAACCACAATTCACTTAGCTCTTGGGGTCCATGGAGTCCGTCTAGCTCTTTGAAGCTCCCAGGAGACACCAAGAAAATGACAGTTGAATGTGTGCTCTGTAGGTCCTAAAGGATGTGTGATGGGTGGGGACTGTGTGAGCACTGGGTTGGGGCTGGGTATTTTCCTGGATCCCATGGTGGCTCTTGGCTGTGGGAAGCACTTAACCCCTGGCTGTCTTCTGCCCACAGACCCCGTGCCTTGGAGCAGCAGCCCCATGACGGTGCCCAGCCATGCAATGTTCCTGGAAGGCTGTCCTCCTCCTCGCCCTGGCCTCCATTGCCATCCAGTACACAGCCATCCGCACATTCACTGCCAAATCTTTCCACACTTGCCCTGGGCTGACAGAAACTGGGCTGGCAGAGCGGCTGTGTGAGGAGGGCCCCACCTTCTCCTATAACCTCTCCAGAAAGACCCACGTCCTCATCTTGGCCACCACACGCAGTGGTTCATCCTTTGTGGGCCAGCTCTTCAACCAGCACATGGATGTCTTCTACCTGTTTGAGCCTCTCTACCACGTCCAGAACACGCTCATCCCCCGCTTCACCCAGGGCAAGAGCCCCGCCGACCGCAGGGTCATGCTAGGTGCCAGCCGGGACCTGTTGAGGAGCCTTTATGATTGTGATCTCTACTTTCTGGAGAATTACATCAAGCCACCTCCGGTCAACCACACCACCGACCGGGTCTTCCGCCGAGGGGCCAGCAGGGTCCTCTGTTCCCGTCCTGTGTGTGACCCTCCTGGGGCCTCTGACCTGATCCTGGAGGAGGGGGACTGTGTGCGCAAGTGCGGCTTGCTGAACCTGACCTTGGCAGCTGAGGCTTGTCGTGAGCGCAGCCATGTGGCCATCAAGACTGTGCGGGTGCCTGAGGTGAATGACTTGCGGGCCCTAGTGGAAGACCCCAGGTTGAATCTCAAGGTCATCCAGCTGGTGCGAGACCCTCGTGGTATCTTAGCTTCTCGGAGTGAGACTTTCCGGGACACCTACCGACTCTGGCGGCTTTGGTACGGCACAGGGAGGAAGCCCTACAACCTGGACGTGACCCAGCTGACCACAGTGTGTGAG
The DNA window shown above is from Rattus rattus isolate New Zealand chromosome 5, Rrattus_CSIRO_v1, whole genome shotgun sequence and carries:
- the Chst1 gene encoding carbohydrate sulfotransferase 1, whose protein sequence is MQCSWKAVLLLALASIAIQYTAIRTFTAKSFHTCPGLTETGLAERLCEEGPTFSYNLSRKTHVLILATTRSGSSFVGQLFNQHMDVFYLFEPLYHVQNTLIPRFTQGKSPADRRVMLGASRDLLRSLYDCDLYFLENYIKPPPVNHTTDRVFRRGASRVLCSRPVCDPPGASDLILEEGDCVRKCGLLNLTLAAEACRERSHVAIKTVRVPEVNDLRALVEDPRLNLKVIQLVRDPRGILASRSETFRDTYRLWRLWYGTGRKPYNLDVTQLTTVCEDFSSSVSTGLMRPSWLKGKYMLVRYEDLARNPMKKTEEIYEFLGIPLDSHVARWIQNNTRGDPTLGKHKYGTVRNSAATAEKWRFRLSYDIVAFAQNACQHVLAQLGYKMATSEEELKNPAISLVEERDFRPFL